The Thermomonospora curvata DSM 43183 DNA segment CCATCACCCACAGCACCAGCGAGGTCACCGGCGAACGGGTGATCGAGGCGGTGCGCCGCTGGAACGAAGTGGCCCCCACCCCCTACACCCTGCGCAGCCCGCAGACCATCGCCTCTTTCTTCGACGGCATGGAACTGGTCGAACCCGGCCTGGTCTCCTGCCCCCGCTGGCGCCCCGACACCCACCAGATCGGCGACCAGCCCGACATGGACGAATACTGCGCCATCGGCCGCAAGTAATTCCACCCGAACAGAACGGAAATCCCGCGTATTCGGCCGATTACGAGACGTTCGGGGTTCTGCGCCGTAGCCTGGGAAATGCGAGTCTCTCAGGACGGAGCAGGGCCATGGCTGCTGGCGATACTCCCGAACGAATCGGCGTCCGCATAGCCCGTGAGCGCAAGCGGCGTGGTCTCACGCAGCTCGGCTTGGCCCAGCGGGCGAACTATTCCCGTTCTCATATCGCCCAGGTGGAGGCCGGGCACAAAATGGCCACCCCGGCGTTCATTGCCGCCGTGGCCGCGGCCCTGGGAGTCAGCCCGGCCCGCCTGTACGGCCAGCCCTTCTACGAGAACAGCCCCGTCCGGGGCGCCGTGCACACGCACATCCCGGAAATCCGCCGGGTGCTGGCCCTCGTCGATGTTCCCCCCGACCTGGAGGGGCCGCCGCGCCGCCTGACCGAGCTGGACGCCGAGCTGGCCATGATTCGCAGACTGCAGGTGGCCTCCCGCTATTCCCGGATCGGGGAGCGGCTGCCCGCACTGCTGCAGGAGCTGTCCTGGCACGCCCACCACACCGAGCAGGCGCGGGTGTGGCACATGCTGTTCCTCGCCCAGGAGGCCGCCGCGGACCTGTGCCGCAAGCTCGGCTACCACGACCTGGCCGGCACCTGCCTGGACCGGGCCGCGGAGTCGGCGCGCCGCGCCCAGGATCCGCACCTGCCGCTGCTGGTGGTCTTCCGCCGATCGCTGCTGTTGCTGGCCGTCGCCCAGTGGCGGTCGGCCCTGACCCTGCTGGACCGGGCCGTCCGGGCGGTCGACCACTCCCGTGAGGACGCCGCCGAAGTCCTGGGCACCGCGCACCTGCGAGCCGCGATCGCCGCGGCCCGCGCAGGAGACGCCGCAACCGCATGGGACCACCACGGCCAGGCCGTCGAAATCCGCAGACGCGCCGGCCGGGCGCCCGGTGACCGGCACGGAATCACCACCGGCTTCGTCACCGGAAACGTGGCGATCCACGGCGCGGCGGTCGCCGTCGAACTGGGCGACATGGACGAGGCGGTCCGCCGGGACCGCCGAATTCACCCCCGCCTTCTGGCGGATCTGCCACCTGAACGACGAGCGCACCACGAAATCGACATGTCACGGGCGCTGCTGGAGACCGGCGACTACGGCCGCGCGCTTCAACGCTTGGAGAAGGCCGAACAGATCGCCCCGCAACTGACTTACTTCCACCCCTCGGCCCGGTCGGCGGTGGCGCACCTGGTGGACGTCCGCCGAACCCTGCCCGAACCGCTGCGCAGGCTCCAAAGCCATATGGGCGTATAGCGGGCGTTCCTCGATATTCACAGCCCTGGAAGTGAGAACTGAACCTTTTTCGACACGCTGTCTCTGCAGGTCGGGACGGGGCATCGCAGTCCGGGCCGCTGCCGTGACCTGCAACGTCACGGCAGCGGAGACCATAGGGGCTCCCGTCCCGGTGCCTTGGACCACGTGTTGAAAAAGGTCCACTGGATGGTGGTTTTTCAGGTGATGGCGGGACGGCCGGATCCTTTCGTCATAGCCTGGGGAATGTGAATCACTGAGCATGGAGTAGGGCCATGGTCGCTGACGCCGCTCCCGAACGAATCGGCATCCGCATAGCCCGCGAGCGCAAGCGGCGTGGTCTCACGCAGCTCGGCTTGGCCCAGCGGGCGAACTATTCCCGTTCTCATATCGCCCAGGTCGAGGCCAGGCACAAGGCGGCCACCCCGGCATTCGTTGCGGCCGTGGCCGAGGCGCTCGAAGTGGATCCGGCGCTGATCTATGGGCAGCCGTACCGGGGAGTCGGCAGTGACGACAAAGCGCATGCGGCCATTCCTGAGCTTCGGCGCATCCTCGCCTGCGTCGGGGCCGGACCCGAACCGGACAGGCCGCCCCGCGGATTGGATGAGCTGGAAAGGCAGATCCGCCAGGCTCGGCGGCTGCTGCTGCAGGTGCGCCTGACCCGGCTCGGGATGATGCTGCCCGCCGTCTTGGAGGAGCTGACCTGGCACGCCTACGAGACCGACTCGCCCAAAGCGTGGGGGCTGTTGTTCCGCGCCTACTACGAGGCGGTCAGCCTCACGCGGCGGCTCGGATACACCGGGGATGCGTTGGCGCTCCTGGAGCGGGCGGCCGATGCCGCCCGGCGTTCCCAGGACCCGCATCTGCCGCTGCTGGTGAGCCTGCCCCGGGCGCTGCTGCTGATGTCCATGAATCAGAACCGGACCGCGTTGCGGCTGCTGAATGACGCCCTCAGCCGGGTCGAGGCGGACCGGCCGGACGCCGGGGAGGTCGCCGGGGCATTGGAGCTGCGCGCGGCGGTCGTGGCGGCCCGCACTTGTGACGGCGTCAGTGAAGCCTGGGAGCACCACGGACGCGCGGCCGAGCTGGCGGAGGCCGGGCGGGTCGGCGACGGCCGGCACGGGATGGAGTTCGGCATGTCCAACGTCGCCGTGCACGGCGCCGCCATAGCGGTCGAACTGGGGGATTTGGACGAGGCCGTACGGCGGGACCGGGACATCAGGCAGCGGCAGGTACTGGAGGGCATGGCGCCGGAACGCCGTGCTCATCACGAAATCGACATGTCGCGGGCACTGCTGGAACTCGGCGACTATGACCAGGCGCTGGCACGGGTGGAGAACGCTGAACGGATCGCCTCCCAGATGACTTACTTCCACCCCTCGGCCCGGTCGGTGGTGGCGCACCTGGTGGACGTCCGCCGGACGCTGCCCGAACCGCTGCGCAGGCTCCAAAGCCGCATGGGCGTATAGCGAAGTGTTCCTCGGCGTCCACCGGTTCGGGTGGGGATGCGACTGGGGGCCACCGGAGAGTCGGTCTGGCGTGTGGTGAACGCGTGCATAGGGCTTGGTGAGTGGAGCTGGGGGCGAGGCCGGGAGGTCGGCGGAACACCGATCGGGCCTTCTGGGCACCCCGGGAGTTCTGTGACTTCTTCCCAAGCTGACGTGCCGGTATCAGAAGGCCGAGCCCTTTGAGGTGCTCCCAGGCATGAAGGTCGAGCACTGCGGGCGAACCGGGTAGCTCATGCCGTCCGACGTGACCGCGGAATGAATGTTCCTGCTGGGGGCATTACGCACCGCGACGGCCGTGACTCTGTGAGTCATGAGCACGACTTCTTCGCGCGACTCTCAGCAGCGGCCGGTGGCCGCTGTGCCCCGCAGGGCACGCCGCTTCCCAGGGTCTGGCCATGAGAAGACGAGGGCGTCCGTGCGTACTCGCCGGGGCGCGAGCCGGTCGCAGGTCTATGACCCCCGGCAGCGGTGGATCGCCGCGAGCATCGAGCGGGAACGCGCGCCCCGCTGGGTGGTGTGGTGGGGCGTGGCCTCCCGACGGGCGGTGCCGACCTGGCAGGGCGCCGCGGTCGCGATCGTCGAGGGCCGTGACGCCGGCGAGCTGTGGGCGGCGATGAACGCCGTCGAACGGCGCGCGCTGGGGTCCGCCGACAAGATCAGGGGCGGCGGCGGCGGGTTCGGCCGGGACGTGCGGTGACCGGTGAGGTCTACCGGGTGGACGTGGCACCGGCCGGGCAGGTGTGCGAGGGGGCCGTCCACGGGCCGGTGCTGGCGCCGGCCGCGGTGGTGGCCACCGCCGATGGGTCGTTCTGGTGCGCGCTGTGCTGGTGGCCGATCGCCGTGGCGTTGCTGACCGACGGGCACCGCGTCGTCTACAGCGCGACGGCCCGGGACGTCCTTGGGATCGGCGTATAAGGGGCCATCCCCATCCCTGCGGGCGTATGCGATGATCGCGGGCGGCTTTGGGAGGTGCGCATGCGGTGGCCTTTGGGACGTCCGCGGATGGACGCGTTCGCCGGGCTGGTCGGCGTTCCGGTGGCCGAGGGGGACGGCGGGGTGTCGGGGATGTTCCTGGGGACCAGCAGCGTGCTGCTGCGGGACGGGGACACCGCGCTGCTGACCGACGGGTTCTTCACCCGGCCGGGCTGGCTGCGGGTGGGGCTGGGGCGGATCGCGCCCGACCGGGAGGTGATCGACGCCTGCCTGCGGCGGGCGGGCATCGGGCATGCCGGGTCGCTGGCGGCGGTGATCTGCGTCCACTCCCACTACGACCACGCCATGGACGCCCCGGTGATCGCCGAGCGGCTGGGGGCGAAGCTGGTGGGGTCGCACTCCAGCGCCAACATCGGGCGCGGGCACGGGCTGCCCGAGGAGGCGCTGCGCACCGTGGAGGACGGGGAGACGGTGCGCTTCGGGGATTTCGAGGTCACGTTCGTCGTCGGCGTGCACTGCCCCGGCGACCTGGCCCCCGGCGCCATCGACGCGCCGCTGTCCCCGCCCGCCCGGGCCAGGGCGTACCGGACGGGCGAGGCGTACTCGGTGTTCTTCCGCCACCCGCTGGGGACCGTGCTGGTCCACGGCAGCGCCGGTTTCGTGCCGGGACGGCTGGACGGGCACCGCGCCGACATCGTCTACCTGGGCATCGGCCAGCTCGGCAAGCAGGACGACGACTACCGCCGCCGCTACTGGGCGGAGATCGTCCGCGCCACCGGCGCCGAGGTCGTCATCCCGATCCACTGGGACGACTTCACCACCCCCTTGCTGACCGCCCCGCTGCGCCCGTTCCCCTACTTCGCCGACGACGTCGCCGTCTCGATGCGCTTCCTGGTCGAGCAGAGCCGCCGCGACGGCGTCCGCCTGGTCCTGCCGGACCTTTGGCGGGAGACCACCCTTCTTCCCGTCCGCTAGACGCTCCTCCGCCGCCGTCCGGTCTGCGCGGCGTCCGCGCGTTCCGGCCCGCCGGGGCGGCACCGGGCTTGCGCGCCCGCCGAGAGCCGGGCCGGTTGCCGGTGTGCGGTGCCGGTCACCGGTTCGCCTCGTGGCGGGCCCAGTCGGTCAGGTCGGCCAGCGAGGTGAAGCGGTGGGCGGTGCCGTCGCGGACGGCCTCGTAGGCCTCGCCGGTCCAGGTCACGGCGAGGTCGGCGGGGCCTTCGGGGGACGGGTGCCAGCCGGCGCGGGTCAGGGCGCGTTCCAGCAGGGGGCGGCGGGTGCCGTCGGCGGTGACGCGGGCGGTGCCGCGGCCCTTGCCGTGCAGGACGAACACGCCCGAGGCGGCCTCGAAGGTCAGTTCCTCGCCGTCGAAGGACGCGCCGATCGTCCCGTTCAGCGTCAGTTCCTCGGGGGTGCCGCAGTGCAGCGCGCCCGCCGGGTCGATCAGCCAGATCCGGTCGGCGATCCGCAGGGCCAGCTCCAGGTCGTGGGTGGAGACCACGACGACCAGGGAGCGTTCGCGGGCCAGGCGCCGCAGCAGCCCCATCAGCGCCACCCGGGATGGCACGTCCAGGAAGGCGGTGGGCTCGTCCAGGAGGATCGCCGACGGCTCCTGGGCCAGGGCGCGGGCGGTGAGCACCCGCTGCCGCTCCCCGTCCGACAGTTCGGTCACCGGGCGGTGCGCCAGGTGCGCGGCACCGGTCACCTGCAGGGCCCAGTCGATGACCGCTTGGTCGGCGGCGGTGAGCCGCCCGGTGAAGCCGGTGTGGGGGTGGCGGCCCAGGCCGGTCAGCTCCCGGGCGGTCAGCAGGGCGGGCAGGTCCCGTTCGGTGAGCACCACGGCGATCCGGCGGGCCCGTTCCACCTCGTCCAGGGCGGTGATGGGGGAGCCGTCCAGCAGGACCTGCCCCTCCAGCGCCGGCTGCAGCCCGGCCAGGGTGCGCAGCAGCGTGGACTTGCCGGTGCCGTTCGGGCCGATCAGCACGGTCAGGTCGCCGGGCCGCGCCACCGCCTCCAGCCCTTCCAGGACGCGCCGGGCCGGGCGGCGGCGCCGTCCGGGGTAGCCGACGCTCAGCGATCGCAGCGACAGCATGGCCTCACCCCGCCCATCCGGTCTGGGCGGCGCGGCTGCGCAGCAGGACGGCGATGACCACGGGGGCGCCCAGCACGGTGGTGACCGCGTTCAGCGGCAGCACGGCGCCGCTGCCGGGGGCCTGGGTGGCGATGCAGCAGACCAGCGAGACCGCACCGCCCAGCAGCACCGACGCCGGCATCAGCACCCGGTGGTCGGCGGTGCCCAGCAGCAGCTTGGCCATGTGCGGCACGGCCAGGCCCAGGAAGGCCACCGGGCCGCAGTAGGCGGTGACCGAACCGGCCAGCACCGACGCCGTCAGCAGCGTGGCGGTGCGGACCCGGCGCACCCGCACGCCCATGGTGCGGGCGTAGTTCTCCCCCAGCAGCATGGCGTTCAAAGGCTTGACGCCCATCAGGGCCGCCGCCAGGGCCGCGGTGCACACGGGTGTGAACAGGGCCAGGTCCCCCCAGGTGGTTCCGGAGTAGCTGCCCAGGCTCCACCCCAGGTACTGCTGGGCGCGCTGGGCGTCGGAGTAGGCCAGCAGCAAGGTGATGAGGGAGGCGGTGGTCGAGCCCACCATCACCCCGATGATCAGCAGCGTGACCACCGAGCGCACCCGCCGCGACAGCGCCAGCACCAGCCCCAGCACGGCCGCCGCCCCGGCCGAGGCGGCCACCACGATCCCGGCGCGGCCCAGCCCGGCGACGCCGCCGGTGAAGGCGGAGGCCAGCCCGCCCCACCCGGTGACCACCAGCGCCACGCCCAAACTGGCGCCCGAGCTGACCCCCAGGATGTAGGGCTCGGCCAGCGGGTTGCGAAACAGCGTCTGCATCTGCACCCCGGCCACCGACAGCGCCGCCCCGGCCAGCAGCGCGGTGATGGCCCGCGGCAGCCGCACCGTCCAGATGATGGTCTGCGCGCCGGGGTCGGCGTTCTCCAGGCGCAGCAGCGCCGCCACCGCCTGGTCGAGCGGGATCGTGGTGGATCCCAGCGCCACCGCCAGCACGAAGGAGACCGCGACCGCCGCCGCCAGCACGGCCATGACGGCCGTGCGGCGGCGGGCGGCCGGGGCGAATGCGGGCTCGGTCAACGGGCGAGCTGCTGGTAGAAGGTGAACGTGTGGCCCGGCATCAACTCCGGGTGCAAGATGGCCACCAGGTCGGCCAGGATCAGGTCGGGACGGCCCACGCCGCGTTCGTAGAAGTCGTTGCCGCCGCCGGGGCCGAGCACCTTGTTCATCGACCAGACCTTGCCGGACTTGAACGCGGCGAACTCGGCGTAGCGGGGGTCGGCCTTGCGGACGTCCTCCAGGGACTTCCAGTCGTTCATCTGGGGCAGCCAGACCTCGGCGTCGCGGGCCTTGGACAGCACGGTCTCCAGGTCCAAATTGGTGCTGCCGGTGCCCTTGGTGTCGGCCCAGGCGTAGGTGCCGCCCGCATCGGCGATCAGCTTGGCCATGAAGCTCTCCCCGTTGGGGATGGCCCACTGGCCCTGGAACATCTGGCCGGGCAGCACCGAGACCGGCTCGGCCTGCTTGGCCTTGGCGGCCAGCTCCTGGTAGGCGGCGGCGACCTTGTCGAACACCTCGGTGGCCTTGGCCTCGGTGCCGGTGAGCGCGGCCACGAACTTGATCCACTCGGCCCGGCCGAGCGCGCTGGTCTCCTGCCACTCGGCGTTGGCGACGATCTTGATGCCGGCGTTGCGCAGCGTCTGGTGGGCGGGCACGTCGTTGCCGTCGGTCATCAGCACGTCCGGACGGGCGCCGATCACCTTCTCGGTGTCGATCTCCTGCCCGGTGATGTCGGCGTACTCGATGATCTGCTTGGCCGCCACCCGCTCGCGCACCTGCGGGGAGGTGATCAGCCCGGCGGAGGCCACGCCCTTGAGCCGGTCCAGCACGCCCAGGTCGGTGATGAACGGCAGGTGCGTGGTCGAGGAGGCGAACAGCGTGCGCACCGGGGTTTCGACCACCACCGCGTCCTTGAGCTCGCCTTCGGCCTTGGGGGCGGGGGTGCCGCAGCGCACCAGCACATAGGTCTGCGGCTTGGCCCCCGGCGCGGGCTGCTTGACGGTGACGACCTGGTAGTTCTTGGCGTAGGTCAGGGTGAAGTTGGTGGCGTGCCGGATCGTCTGCTTGACCGGGAAGTAGTCCTTGGAGGCGTCGAATTCCTTGACGCAGCGGTCGTCTTGGGCCGCCTGCGACCCCTGGCCGTCCCCGCCGCACGCGCTCGCCACGAGCGACAGGGCCACCAGCGCCGTGGCCAGCGGCCATGCCCGGCGGGTGCGGAAGGTGCGCGATGAGCCCCCCTCGGCGGGACGCCCCGCCTCCGGGCGGTGGGGCAGGGACGGGTCCGGCTGCCGTTCGGCCGGGGTGCGCCCGGCTCGGTGCACAAGGTTCACTGGCGCTCCTGCGAGACTGGCCGCGGCGGCCGTTCCTCGACGGCGTCCGCGGCAGGCGGTGGGACGGACCGTTCCAGAGAGTCCCGCGGCACGCCGGAGCCCGGCGTGTCCTCTCATGGGGAGATCCGCCCCATCTGACTGAGGAGGCGACTGCGTGAGTCTCCTGGCTCTCGGGTCGTCGCTCGCCCCGGCCTTCCCACCCGCGTGCGGGCAGTGGCGTCATCGGGGTCCGCTCGCCGATCACAGTGGCGGGACCGCGCCGGACTCGCACCGGCTTCCTCGTCCGCCGTCGCCTACGGCGTGCAATCTTCGCATATGGGCTGTTCCGGTGTCGCATGGGGCCGGGGCGCGTCCGCCGCCGTTTCACAGGGCTCGTGAGGGCTCACGGGCCCGCAAGCCCTGGGGGCGCCGCCCGGAACGGGGTCATGCGTTCGTCACAAGGAGTTGCATAAAGAGACGGAACTGCATTTTCGGTCCGATTAACAGGGTCTTTTTGTTGCGGGTAATTCGCCCTTCCCGGAAGTGGATTCGGTGATATTCTGAGCCGAGTCCCCTCCACATCCTCCGAGAATCGGAGCTTTTCATGGTCTCTGCGGAGCTGCCTTTCTCAGGAGTGCGCACTGACATTCCCTCCCCGGCGCGGGGTTATGGCTGGATGCTGGGCGGCAAGGACAACTACGAGGCCGACCGGCAGTTCGTCCGGCAGATGCTGAAGAACCTGCCGGAAGCCCTGGACGCCGCCCGGGAGAACCGGCTGTTTTTGTACCGGGTGGTGCGCCACCTGGCGGCCGAGGCGGGAATCAGGCAGTTCATCGACATGGGCTGCGGGCTGCCCACCGACAACAACGTCCACCAGGTCGCCCAGCGGTTCGCCCCGGACTCCCGCGTCGTTTACGTCGACATCGACCCGATCGTGCTGGCGCACGGCCGGGCGCTGCTGGCCGACGACGACTCCACCACGGTGATCAGAGCCGACATCCGCCAGGTGGAAGAGATCCTCGACCACCCGGAGACCAAGCGGCTGATCGACTTCGATGAGCCGGTGGCGGTGCTGTTCCTGTCGGTCGGCCACATGCTGCCCGACAAGGACGACCCGCGCCGGATCCTGCAGACCGTGATCGACCGCATCGCCCCGGGCGGCTACATCGCCTTCACCCAGGCCACCTCGGACGACCCCGCGCACCGCGCCTTGATGAACTCTCAGCTCAGCGCCTACGGCCTGACCTGGCAGACCCGCAGCCCGCAGGAGGTCCAGGCCCTGCTGGCGGGACTGGAGCCGGTGGCGCCCGGCCTGGTGGACGTCAACGACTGGCGCCCCGACCCCGACCAGCCGCCGCTGCCCCCCCGTCCCCGAAGAGCTGAAGCCCTACGAAGGCGCCTCCAAGCTCAACAAGGCCGGCTGCGAGTACGGCGGCCTGCTGCGCAAGCCCGCCTGATCACCGGGCCTTGGCAGGCGCACGGGGGCGCCGGACGGGCGAAAGCCCGGCGCCGCCACAGGCGGCTTGCGGAAAGAACGCGTTGGATGAGGTTCACCGCTCCGGACGGCCGCACGTCCCCGGAGGGCGGATGAACGCCAAGGTCGCGGCGGTGATCTGCGCCTTGGAATGCCCCTGGGCGATCAGGCGGGTGGCGGCGTTCAGCGTGCCGACCATCAGCTCCATGGTGATCTGCGGGGACGGGTCGCCCAGCTCGATCAGGGCCTGGCAGAGCGGCTCGGTCAGCCGCCGGTGCAGGACGCGGATCCGCGCCGCGTCCTGCGGCGGCAGGCTGGGAAAGCCGATGGCGTCGGCGATGCGGTGCTCCTCGCTCCCGGCGAACTCCAAGAACGTCCGGATGTAGGCGGTCACCCGCTC contains these protein-coding regions:
- a CDS encoding helix-turn-helix domain-containing protein, with product MAAGDTPERIGVRIARERKRRGLTQLGLAQRANYSRSHIAQVEAGHKMATPAFIAAVAAALGVSPARLYGQPFYENSPVRGAVHTHIPEIRRVLALVDVPPDLEGPPRRLTELDAELAMIRRLQVASRYSRIGERLPALLQELSWHAHHTEQARVWHMLFLAQEAAADLCRKLGYHDLAGTCLDRAAESARRAQDPHLPLLVVFRRSLLLLAVAQWRSALTLLDRAVRAVDHSREDAAEVLGTAHLRAAIAAARAGDAATAWDHHGQAVEIRRRAGRAPGDRHGITTGFVTGNVAIHGAAVAVELGDMDEAVRRDRRIHPRLLADLPPERRAHHEIDMSRALLETGDYGRALQRLEKAEQIAPQLTYFHPSARSAVAHLVDVRRTLPEPLRRLQSHMGV
- a CDS encoding helix-turn-helix domain-containing protein gives rise to the protein MVADAAPERIGIRIARERKRRGLTQLGLAQRANYSRSHIAQVEARHKAATPAFVAAVAEALEVDPALIYGQPYRGVGSDDKAHAAIPELRRILACVGAGPEPDRPPRGLDELERQIRQARRLLLQVRLTRLGMMLPAVLEELTWHAYETDSPKAWGLLFRAYYEAVSLTRRLGYTGDALALLERAADAARRSQDPHLPLLVSLPRALLLMSMNQNRTALRLLNDALSRVEADRPDAGEVAGALELRAAVVAARTCDGVSEAWEHHGRAAELAEAGRVGDGRHGMEFGMSNVAVHGAAIAVELGDLDEAVRRDRDIRQRQVLEGMAPERRAHHEIDMSRALLELGDYDQALARVENAERIASQMTYFHPSARSVVAHLVDVRRTLPEPLRRLQSRMGV
- a CDS encoding MBL fold metallo-hydrolase, encoding MRWPLGRPRMDAFAGLVGVPVAEGDGGVSGMFLGTSSVLLRDGDTALLTDGFFTRPGWLRVGLGRIAPDREVIDACLRRAGIGHAGSLAAVICVHSHYDHAMDAPVIAERLGAKLVGSHSSANIGRGHGLPEEALRTVEDGETVRFGDFEVTFVVGVHCPGDLAPGAIDAPLSPPARARAYRTGEAYSVFFRHPLGTVLVHGSAGFVPGRLDGHRADIVYLGIGQLGKQDDDYRRRYWAEIVRATGAEVVIPIHWDDFTTPLLTAPLRPFPYFADDVAVSMRFLVEQSRRDGVRLVLPDLWRETTLLPVR
- a CDS encoding ABC transporter ATP-binding protein, with translation MLSLRSLSVGYPGRRRRPARRVLEGLEAVARPGDLTVLIGPNGTGKSTLLRTLAGLQPALEGQVLLDGSPITALDEVERARRIAVVLTERDLPALLTARELTGLGRHPHTGFTGRLTAADQAVIDWALQVTGAAHLAHRPVTELSDGERQRVLTARALAQEPSAILLDEPTAFLDVPSRVALMGLLRRLARERSLVVVVSTHDLELALRIADRIWLIDPAGALHCGTPEELTLNGTIGASFDGEELTFEAASGVFVLHGKGRGTARVTADGTRRPLLERALTRAGWHPSPEGPADLAVTWTGEAYEAVRDGTAHRFTSLADLTDWARHEANR
- a CDS encoding FecCD family ABC transporter permease → MTEPAFAPAARRRTAVMAVLAAAVAVSFVLAVALGSTTIPLDQAVAALLRLENADPGAQTIIWTVRLPRAITALLAGAALSVAGVQMQTLFRNPLAEPYILGVSSGASLGVALVVTGWGGLASAFTGGVAGLGRAGIVVAASAGAAAVLGLVLALSRRVRSVVTLLIIGVMVGSTTASLITLLLAYSDAQRAQQYLGWSLGSYSGTTWGDLALFTPVCTAALAAALMGVKPLNAMLLGENYARTMGVRVRRVRTATLLTASVLAGSVTAYCGPVAFLGLAVPHMAKLLLGTADHRVLMPASVLLGGAVSLVCCIATQAPGSGAVLPLNAVTTVLGAPVVIAVLLRSRAAQTGWAG
- a CDS encoding ABC transporter substrate-binding protein, translated to MNLVHRAGRTPAERQPDPSLPHRPEAGRPAEGGSSRTFRTRRAWPLATALVALSLVASACGGDGQGSQAAQDDRCVKEFDASKDYFPVKQTIRHATNFTLTYAKNYQVVTVKQPAPGAKPQTYVLVRCGTPAPKAEGELKDAVVVETPVRTLFASSTTHLPFITDLGVLDRLKGVASAGLITSPQVRERVAAKQIIEYADITGQEIDTEKVIGARPDVLMTDGNDVPAHQTLRNAGIKIVANAEWQETSALGRAEWIKFVAALTGTEAKATEVFDKVAAAYQELAAKAKQAEPVSVLPGQMFQGQWAIPNGESFMAKLIADAGGTYAWADTKGTGSTNLDLETVLSKARDAEVWLPQMNDWKSLEDVRKADPRYAEFAAFKSGKVWSMNKVLGPGGGNDFYERGVGRPDLILADLVAILHPELMPGHTFTFYQQLAR
- a CDS encoding SAM-dependent methyltransferase, with translation MRTDIPSPARGYGWMLGGKDNYEADRQFVRQMLKNLPEALDAARENRLFLYRVVRHLAAEAGIRQFIDMGCGLPTDNNVHQVAQRFAPDSRVVYVDIDPIVLAHGRALLADDDSTTVIRADIRQVEEILDHPETKRLIDFDEPVAVLFLSVGHMLPDKDDPRRILQTVIDRIAPGGYIAFTQATSDDPAHRALMNSQLSAYGLTWQTRSPQEVQALLAGLEPVAPGLVDVNDWRPDPDQPPLPPRPRRAEALRRRLQAQQGRLRVRRPAAQARLITGPWQAHGGAGRAKARRRHRRLAERTRWMRFTAPDGRTSPEGG
- a CDS encoding TetR/AcrR family transcriptional regulator, producing MPRITAPTVAEHRARRYAELLEAARRIVLADGPEAVTPGAVGARIGLARSSVYKYFPTSRDILVHLLEEIFQRWNARLGEVMAAQAGPAERVTAYIRTFLEFAGSEEHRIADAIGFPSLPPQDAARIRVLHRRLTEPLCQALIELGDPSPQITMELMVGTLNAATRLIAQGHSKAQITAATLAFIRPPGTCGRPER